The proteins below come from a single Edaphobacter acidisoli genomic window:
- a CDS encoding two-component system sensor histidine kinase NtrB, with product MREARMAMGQIWMMPKTPPIWGQKEHWQALLDSATEGICGLDPDGRSMLVNRAAADMLGFSPEEMLGAVLHDLVHRHGPGQVEEIAGCQVHSIFLGKQPAGHWAGALVRKDGMELAVEISSEPVVVDGVQQGVAVTLREAGSMFAEERALWKLEKLASIGQLASSIAHEINNPLESITNLLYLIQHANEMDEVRQYAGLAQDELQRVTEITLQTLRFHRQHTRPVEVDMTELLSSVMALYTGRLLVRDVAIDLKLKAAPKIVCLEGEVRQVINNLVRNALDAMPGGGMLYVRLHGQRDADTGARGVRLTVADTGEGISNVIMPRLFQPFQTTKEMTGTGLGLWVSKGIVEKHGGSIRFRTRRGTSRHGTAFTVWLPVEPSVSLSPEAD from the coding sequence TTGCGTGAGGCGCGGATGGCGATGGGGCAGATATGGATGATGCCGAAGACGCCGCCCATTTGGGGGCAAAAGGAACACTGGCAGGCCTTGCTCGATTCGGCCACGGAGGGGATCTGCGGGCTCGACCCTGACGGGCGCTCTATGTTGGTCAACCGCGCCGCCGCCGACATGCTCGGGTTTTCACCCGAGGAGATGCTTGGCGCCGTTCTGCACGACCTGGTGCATCGTCATGGTCCGGGGCAAGTCGAGGAGATTGCCGGTTGTCAGGTCCATAGTATCTTTCTCGGCAAACAGCCTGCAGGGCATTGGGCCGGCGCGCTGGTTCGCAAAGATGGCATGGAACTGGCGGTAGAGATCTCCTCGGAGCCGGTCGTTGTGGATGGCGTGCAGCAAGGTGTTGCGGTGACGTTGCGTGAGGCGGGATCTATGTTTGCTGAGGAGCGGGCGCTTTGGAAGCTGGAAAAGCTTGCTTCGATTGGGCAGCTTGCTTCGTCGATTGCGCATGAGATCAACAATCCGCTGGAGTCGATCACCAATCTGCTTTACCTGATTCAACACGCCAACGAGATGGATGAGGTGCGGCAGTATGCAGGGCTGGCGCAGGATGAGCTTCAGCGAGTGACCGAGATTACGCTGCAGACGCTGCGCTTTCATCGCCAGCACACGCGGCCGGTGGAGGTGGACATGACAGAGCTGCTCAGCTCGGTCATGGCTCTCTACACAGGACGGCTGCTGGTGCGCGATGTTGCAATCGATTTGAAGTTGAAGGCTGCGCCAAAGATTGTGTGCCTGGAGGGTGAGGTGCGCCAGGTGATTAATAATCTGGTGCGCAATGCTCTGGATGCGATGCCGGGCGGAGGGATGCTGTATGTCCGGTTGCATGGGCAACGCGACGCTGACACGGGCGCGCGTGGCGTGCGGCTGACTGTGGCCGATACGGGCGAGGGTATCAGCAATGTAATCATGCCGCGCCTTTTCCAGCCTTTTCAGACGACGAAAGAGATGACCGGCACGGGGCTGGGGCTGTGGGTGAGCAAGGGAATTGTGGAGAAGCATGGCGGGAGCATTCGGTTCAGAACGCGACGCGGCACCAGTCGGCACGGCACGGCGTTTACAGTGTGGCTGCCGGTGGAGCCCTCGGTCAGTCTGAGTCCTGAGGCAGATTGA
- a CDS encoding glycoside hydrolase family 31 protein: MRLSSQQEAVDLVFCTPEIVHITTKPAGPVSPPGVEPWLVSACKPSTSKFEVAEGKARIESSALIVSATLSDGALTFSSLGGSVLLQESHRFARRYTPVEVGGQSLYKVSDRFDPGMAEGFYGLGQHQSGVFNYRGSVIELAQTNSDIAIPLLLSSNGYGVLWNTASRSLFDNRFQRELKLTADATSGIDYYFLYGPDMDAVIHHYRMLTGDAPLLPRWAYGFIQSKDRYTSAAQLQQIAAEYRAQHVPLDMIVQDWFWWKKQGDPEYTDEYLKPNPDVPGALRELHDSHVHAIISTWAMLDTSSDAYREMRQQHFLIPGTPVYDATNPKARDFYWNHLIHPLFEQGWDGFWLDSSEPEIWGGESDRALEDKTLSIGPGARYLNVFPLMHTGNVYQHWRGTMSPKRVFILTRSAFAGQQRNSTVEWSGDIATTFSVLKRQIPAGLNFAISGMPYWTTDVGGYFGYEPDDPAYQETYTRWFEYGTFCPILRTHGHRKSNELFSYGSQTPTLISYDKLRERLVPYIYSLAWRVTHDDYTIQRPLVMDWRQDERVRDIADEFMFGPALLVAPVTDQGSRQRLVYLPTAEGWYDFWTGDRLNGGQQILAQAPLDRIPLYVRAGSILPLGPAREYVEQAPDAPIVLRIFPGADGNFNLYNDAGDGYNYEKGEYAITPIHWHDATRTLEIGARQGSYVGMPRKLSFHIVVVRPGYGTGPDPSAQYLSLDYDGTPTHITVP, from the coding sequence ATGCGTCTATCCAGCCAGCAGGAAGCGGTTGACCTGGTGTTCTGCACGCCGGAGATCGTGCACATCACGACGAAGCCTGCGGGACCGGTATCGCCTCCCGGCGTGGAGCCCTGGCTTGTCAGTGCCTGCAAGCCTTCGACGTCAAAATTTGAGGTTGCAGAGGGAAAGGCCAGAATAGAGAGTTCAGCATTAATTGTTTCCGCTACTTTGTCGGACGGCGCACTCACCTTCTCCAGTCTTGGGGGTTCGGTGTTGCTTCAGGAGAGCCACCGCTTTGCTCGACGATATACACCCGTCGAAGTCGGTGGGCAGTCACTGTACAAAGTAAGTGATCGGTTTGATCCGGGAATGGCCGAAGGGTTTTACGGTCTTGGACAACATCAGAGCGGTGTCTTCAATTATCGCGGCTCCGTGATTGAGCTCGCTCAAACGAATAGCGACATTGCTATTCCGCTGCTTCTCTCTTCCAATGGCTACGGTGTTCTCTGGAACACCGCCTCACGCTCTCTCTTCGATAACCGTTTTCAGCGGGAATTGAAGCTCACGGCGGATGCTACTTCGGGTATCGACTACTACTTTCTCTACGGTCCAGACATGGATGCGGTGATTCATCACTACCGCATGTTGACGGGCGACGCTCCGCTACTGCCCAGGTGGGCCTATGGCTTCATCCAGTCGAAAGACCGCTACACATCAGCGGCGCAGTTGCAACAGATCGCCGCCGAGTATCGCGCACAGCATGTGCCGCTGGACATGATTGTGCAAGATTGGTTTTGGTGGAAGAAGCAGGGTGACCCGGAATACACCGACGAGTACCTGAAACCCAATCCTGATGTGCCGGGTGCTTTACGCGAACTGCATGACAGCCATGTCCACGCCATTATTTCGACGTGGGCGATGTTAGATACAAGCTCCGATGCATATCGGGAGATGCGCCAGCAGCACTTCCTGATTCCAGGCACGCCCGTTTATGATGCCACGAATCCGAAAGCGCGTGACTTCTATTGGAATCACCTCATCCACCCACTTTTTGAGCAAGGCTGGGATGGCTTTTGGTTAGACAGTTCGGAGCCGGAGATATGGGGAGGTGAAAGCGACCGCGCGCTGGAGGACAAGACGCTCTCCATCGGACCGGGGGCGCGGTATCTTAATGTCTTTCCGCTGATGCACACGGGCAATGTGTATCAACATTGGCGCGGGACGATGAGTCCAAAGCGGGTCTTTATCCTCACCCGCTCTGCCTTTGCAGGGCAACAGCGAAATTCTACGGTTGAATGGTCAGGCGACATAGCAACCACCTTCTCTGTGCTGAAGCGGCAGATCCCGGCTGGCTTGAATTTTGCTATCTCGGGAATGCCTTACTGGACCACGGATGTCGGTGGGTACTTTGGTTATGAGCCAGACGATCCTGCGTATCAGGAGACCTACACGCGCTGGTTCGAATACGGGACCTTCTGTCCGATACTGCGCACCCACGGACATCGCAAGTCCAACGAACTCTTCTCCTATGGTTCGCAAACGCCAACCCTGATCTCTTACGACAAGCTCCGTGAGCGCCTCGTACCTTATATTTATTCGCTCGCCTGGAGAGTGACGCACGATGACTACACGATTCAGCGGCCACTCGTTATGGACTGGAGACAGGACGAACGTGTCCGGGATATCGCGGACGAGTTTATGTTCGGTCCGGCGCTTCTCGTGGCACCTGTCACGGATCAGGGTTCCCGCCAGCGCCTGGTCTACCTTCCGACGGCCGAGGGATGGTACGACTTCTGGACCGGCGATCGCTTGAATGGCGGACAGCAAATCCTGGCGCAGGCGCCGCTCGATCGCATCCCGTTGTACGTGCGCGCTGGCTCTATTCTTCCCCTCGGCCCCGCGCGAGAGTATGTAGAGCAGGCGCCCGACGCACCGATCGTGCTGCGGATATTTCCTGGAGCGGATGGAAACTTCAATCTCTACAACGATGCCGGCGATGGCTACAACTATGAGAAGGGCGAGTATGCGATCACGCCCATCCATTGGCACGATGCAACAAGAACGCTGGAAATCGGCGCGCGCCAGGGGAGCTATGTCGGCATGCCTCGGAAGCTTTCGTTCCACATAGTCGTTGTGCGGCCTGGATACGGCACAGGACCCGACCCATCGGCGCAGTATCTCTCACTCGATTACGATGGGACGCCTACGCATATCACCGTGCCCTGA
- a CDS encoding tetratricopeptide repeat protein has product MIWFLALQLAVGPAQHYQNAKQDFARQKFSEAVSEVDSALHEDPYMVPALVLKARLATFAHRLDVAKSCLITAITADPTSEEAQFYLGVLFYKQNDFNSALSPLLKAQTLSPESPLPAFYLAMTYQSLGDETKALELYQRAEDLSPGKSALSAEILVAYGKFLFSLGRVQDGIRKDRRAIEINPESRDAHYEFAKGLDQEGDFKGATVEGERALTLPALDTSDAQIHYLLATLYRKLNQPALAKAHLEKFLAAQQATSR; this is encoded by the coding sequence ATGATCTGGTTTCTCGCACTCCAACTCGCAGTTGGTCCGGCGCAACATTATCAGAACGCAAAACAGGATTTTGCCCGGCAGAAATTTTCTGAAGCAGTCAGCGAAGTTGATTCTGCCTTGCATGAGGACCCATATATGGTTCCGGCCCTGGTTCTCAAGGCCCGGCTGGCTACCTTTGCACACCGCCTGGATGTTGCCAAGAGCTGCCTTATCACCGCCATTACGGCCGATCCAACTTCTGAGGAGGCGCAGTTCTACCTCGGCGTACTTTTTTACAAACAGAACGATTTTAACTCGGCGCTTTCGCCACTTTTGAAGGCTCAAACTCTCTCTCCCGAGAGCCCATTGCCGGCGTTCTATCTTGCAATGACCTACCAATCTCTCGGAGATGAGACCAAGGCGTTGGAGCTCTACCAACGAGCAGAGGATCTTTCTCCTGGGAAATCGGCGCTGAGCGCGGAGATTCTCGTTGCATACGGGAAGTTTCTGTTCTCACTCGGCCGGGTGCAGGACGGCATTAGAAAAGATCGACGGGCAATCGAGATTAATCCAGAGTCCCGCGATGCGCACTATGAGTTTGCAAAGGGGCTAGATCAGGAGGGAGATTTCAAGGGTGCCACGGTCGAAGGAGAAAGGGCCCTGACTTTGCCTGCACTCGATACCAGCGATGCCCAGATTCATTATCTTCTTGCAACGCTCTATCGGAAGCTGAATCAACCGGCTTTGGCAAAAGCACACTTAGAAAAGTTTCTGGCTGCTCAACAGGCAACAAGCAGATGA
- a CDS encoding CRTAC1 family protein produces the protein MATTRRDFVRGLAALSAGTLNSRSLSALHASFLNAKTGSRKPPGQHGAERSASAAGQSAETPIVFENIIHASKLRFVLKNSVSPQRYSIETMTGGVALFDYNNDGLLDIFFTNGAEIPSLGKSDPSFYNRLFRNNGDGTFTDVTEKAGLAGVGYSMGVAAGDYDNDGFVDLYVTGFNCNQLFHNNGDGTFTDVTEKAGVSGVVPGKGKPWAVAGGWIDYNNDGLLDLFVVNYLDYSISAAHSCKTGNIVDYCSPNEYRGTPNILYRNNGDGTFTDVSEESCISKYVGKGMGVAFADYDGDGFTDIFVSNDTFPNFLLHNNGDGTFTDAALLAGVAYNENGKTVAGMGADFRDVDNDGKPDIFLTAMYGDSFPLFRNLGGGQFEDVTEATGLAAMTTSFTAWGTGIFDFDNDGNKDIFAAGSAILDNSMEVNHKPYPLPNGLYRNLGNRVFKDVSAQAGAGFSMPAAHRGAAFGDLDNDGKVDIVVTVLNAEPQLLMNRSTNHNHWIILKLVGVADNRDGLGTKVKITTANGVQYNEVTTAVGYNSSSDKRVYFGLGSATVVDRIELAWPTGVKQVLKDVKADQILTVVQDGGPRKARSSTRSRPL, from the coding sequence TTGGCAACTACACGACGCGATTTTGTAAGAGGTTTGGCTGCTCTGAGTGCAGGGACCTTGAACTCCCGATCCCTATCGGCATTACACGCATCCTTCCTAAACGCCAAGACCGGATCACGGAAGCCCCCGGGGCAACACGGCGCCGAAAGAAGCGCATCTGCTGCCGGGCAATCGGCTGAAACGCCAATCGTCTTCGAGAACATAATTCACGCGTCAAAGCTACGTTTTGTATTGAAGAACAGTGTCAGTCCCCAACGCTACTCTATAGAGACGATGACAGGCGGCGTTGCTCTGTTTGACTACAACAATGATGGGCTTCTGGACATCTTCTTTACGAACGGAGCAGAGATTCCGTCCTTAGGAAAGAGTGATCCCAGTTTCTACAACAGGCTCTTTCGCAATAATGGAGATGGGACCTTTACAGACGTCACGGAAAAGGCTGGCTTGGCTGGTGTTGGCTACTCCATGGGAGTAGCAGCGGGTGATTACGACAACGATGGATTTGTAGATCTGTATGTGACGGGATTTAACTGCAATCAACTCTTTCATAACAACGGAGACGGGACCTTCACAGATGTGACGGAGAAGGCGGGAGTTAGTGGTGTCGTTCCTGGAAAGGGCAAGCCATGGGCCGTTGCCGGAGGGTGGATTGACTATAACAACGACGGATTACTCGATCTATTTGTAGTTAATTATCTGGATTATTCTATCTCCGCAGCTCATAGTTGCAAAACAGGCAACATTGTCGACTATTGCTCGCCTAATGAATATCGTGGCACGCCTAACATCCTGTATCGGAACAATGGGGACGGCACATTCACTGATGTTTCGGAGGAGTCTTGTATTTCGAAGTATGTAGGCAAAGGTATGGGTGTCGCCTTTGCGGATTATGATGGCGATGGGTTTACCGACATCTTTGTTTCCAACGACACTTTCCCGAATTTTCTGCTGCACAACAATGGTGATGGAACATTTACCGACGCGGCACTTCTTGCCGGCGTAGCTTACAACGAAAACGGCAAAACCGTTGCGGGGATGGGAGCTGATTTTCGTGATGTCGACAATGATGGAAAGCCCGATATCTTTCTCACCGCGATGTATGGTGACAGCTTCCCTCTCTTTCGCAACCTGGGTGGTGGACAGTTTGAAGATGTCACGGAAGCGACTGGCTTGGCTGCTATGACGACCAGCTTTACCGCCTGGGGAACGGGAATATTTGATTTCGATAACGACGGGAACAAGGATATTTTTGCTGCAGGCTCCGCGATTCTCGACAACTCAATGGAGGTGAATCATAAGCCTTATCCGCTTCCCAATGGACTCTATCGCAATCTGGGTAACAGGGTATTTAAGGATGTAAGTGCACAGGCGGGAGCTGGTTTCTCCATGCCGGCTGCACACCGCGGCGCCGCATTCGGCGATTTAGACAATGATGGGAAGGTCGATATTGTGGTCACGGTCCTTAACGCAGAGCCGCAGTTGCTGATGAATCGGTCCACGAATCACAATCATTGGATCATCTTGAAGCTTGTTGGCGTGGCAGATAATCGAGACGGGTTGGGAACAAAGGTGAAGATAACGACCGCGAATGGCGTTCAATACAATGAGGTCACGACGGCTGTTGGCTACAATTCGTCCAGCGATAAACGCGTTTACTTTGGATTGGGGAGCGCGACCGTTGTGGACCGAATTGAGCTTGCATGGCCAACGGGCGTGAAACAAGTGCTCAAAGATGTGAAGGCCGATCAGATCCTGACTGTCGTACAAGATGGTGGTCCTCGCAAAGCCAGATCGTCCACCAGGAGTAGGCCTTTATGA
- a CDS encoding TonB-dependent receptor — translation MTQRRSWLKYLTLCLVLTLLGGGSVVCFAQLDRGTISGVVTDPSGSVIAGARATATNTATGTQSSTFTTGSGAYTIPALPAGDYSITVIAPGFKKFIRKGITVSVGQTASVDMQLALGQATATVTVTSNAPLLQTESAQNNVEVTTRDLNELPINITGVGAVRDPMGFAALLPGTIAGGWNDIHISGSPATTYRVFMDGLDDTSAVKGAISDEQQPSVESLASESVMINDYSAQYGESGGGIFNYTSKSGTNQLHGTAFTYLENEALNARQPFNGSLPMQRQFDFGGSFGGPVVIPRVYNGHNKTFFFFAYEEYYNKQTLNLGTITVPTAAYRNGDLSSLLLGPIVDSSGMPVLDCLGRPMINGAVYNPATTRMATCTDGSSKLVRDPFPNNFIGAPSTWDPVAQKVLTYLPTPSGATANQLTNNYPNLQPNNKYQYLTSIQLDHYIGEKWHFSGYYIAEYSNKDNAADGINGVATQTRWNTTPAPQLYLNADYTATPNLVLHSGFDFTRHAAMQNSAVQNFAATTLGLNTAANMPGGAANTFPLFHGLTVNRQSVPQMGNNNAPFIDNNWYNTESAIWVHGNHTFEFGGDFRHQLFGTHNDLSAGNYAFSPNETSLPSAQGQNLYGASIGDGFASFALGQLDGASIGNDNIQWFHRMESGIYALDNWKVTKRLTVNYGLRWDFEQMQHEQHDRETQFSPTVANPSAGGLLGGTEYEGYGTGRCNCSFEKFYPWMIQPRLGLSYQLGTKTVLHAASGLYSAPQLFMNEEIYSNQGFGFNQTFLTSPSYGIAAGQLSNGIPYSAAALTATNFDPGAYPNIGSTNSPPSFIVPNNGRPARFVQSTLGIEREIANNLTVNASFISDRGVWLNSDGLTNTINELTPSILSQKYNLDVTNPSDFNLLTQPISSPSVAARGFTKPYSTFPSGASLAQALRPYPQFGNIGDYYEHNGDWWYNALQIKVTKRISNGLSGGLGYSWSKNLGTVSSTGTYTTAIPIQDPSLSPQSQKSYVAIDQPQMINFYFNYELPAFSFAQSGWKRALLAGWTTDGIFRYGSGFPIQVPNATSTLTSVTFANGVWANRVAGQKLFLHNLNDHSGNPRTTFFLNPAAWANPASGHYANSKPYYGDYRGPRQPTEQLGIGKVLPIKERLKFSVRADFFNVFNRWVYPNLQNTSNPFQTPQYGQDGSIANGFGYLGNSISGAGGNYAPRSGEIVARIEF, via the coding sequence ATGACGCAACGAAGAAGTTGGCTCAAGTACTTAACTTTATGTCTAGTGTTGACATTGCTTGGTGGCGGGAGCGTAGTGTGCTTTGCACAGCTCGATCGCGGCACTATATCGGGAGTTGTTACCGATCCGTCAGGCTCCGTCATAGCAGGGGCCAGGGCAACTGCCACAAATACAGCAACCGGGACGCAGAGCTCAACATTTACCACTGGCTCGGGGGCTTACACGATCCCTGCGCTGCCTGCGGGCGACTATTCCATCACGGTGATTGCGCCGGGCTTTAAGAAGTTCATCCGCAAAGGAATCACAGTTTCGGTTGGACAGACCGCGAGCGTTGACATGCAACTGGCTCTAGGACAAGCGACGGCGACGGTGACGGTAACCTCGAATGCTCCTCTGCTCCAGACCGAGAGTGCGCAGAACAACGTTGAGGTCACCACAAGAGACCTGAATGAGCTTCCAATCAACATTACCGGCGTCGGAGCCGTGCGCGACCCGATGGGCTTTGCTGCCTTGCTGCCGGGAACCATCGCCGGCGGCTGGAACGATATTCATATAAGCGGCTCGCCGGCAACAACCTACCGCGTCTTTATGGACGGACTGGACGACACCTCGGCAGTCAAGGGCGCCATCTCGGATGAGCAGCAGCCCTCGGTTGAATCCCTTGCCTCAGAGTCCGTGATGATTAACGACTATTCAGCACAATATGGCGAGTCCGGCGGAGGAATCTTCAATTACACCTCAAAATCGGGCACCAACCAACTACATGGGACGGCTTTTACCTACCTTGAGAACGAGGCACTGAATGCCAGACAGCCCTTCAATGGGTCTCTCCCCATGCAGCGGCAGTTCGATTTTGGCGGATCTTTCGGTGGGCCGGTGGTGATTCCTCGCGTCTATAACGGCCACAACAAGACATTCTTCTTCTTCGCCTATGAGGAGTACTACAACAAACAGACCCTTAACCTGGGGACCATTACGGTTCCAACGGCTGCCTATCGCAATGGTGATCTAAGCTCTCTTCTGCTTGGCCCCATTGTGGACTCCAGCGGAATGCCGGTTCTCGATTGCCTGGGACGACCGATGATCAATGGCGCAGTTTACAACCCAGCGACAACCAGAATGGCAACCTGCACCGACGGATCTTCCAAACTGGTACGCGATCCGTTCCCGAACAATTTTATCGGCGCGCCAAGCACGTGGGATCCGGTGGCTCAAAAAGTTCTTACCTATCTTCCTACCCCATCGGGGGCCACAGCCAACCAACTCACCAATAACTACCCGAATTTGCAGCCGAATAATAAGTATCAGTACTTGACGAGCATCCAGCTTGACCACTATATCGGTGAGAAGTGGCACTTTTCTGGCTACTACATTGCGGAGTATTCCAATAAGGATAACGCGGCGGATGGCATTAACGGTGTAGCCACCCAGACCCGCTGGAACACAACTCCGGCGCCGCAGCTCTATCTCAATGCGGACTATACCGCCACGCCGAACCTTGTGCTCCACTCCGGCTTTGACTTCACGCGCCACGCCGCTATGCAGAACTCAGCCGTGCAAAACTTCGCGGCGACCACTCTTGGGCTGAACACAGCAGCAAATATGCCTGGCGGCGCTGCAAACACCTTCCCCCTATTCCACGGGCTCACCGTCAACCGTCAGAGTGTTCCTCAGATGGGAAACAACAACGCTCCGTTTATTGACAACAATTGGTACAACACTGAATCCGCGATCTGGGTTCACGGCAACCATACTTTTGAATTTGGCGGCGATTTCCGTCACCAGCTTTTTGGTACTCATAACGATCTGTCGGCCGGAAACTACGCCTTCAGTCCGAATGAGACGTCTCTGCCGTCCGCTCAAGGCCAGAACCTTTACGGAGCAAGCATCGGCGATGGCTTCGCCAGCTTCGCGCTTGGCCAATTGGATGGCGCATCCATCGGCAACGATAACATTCAGTGGTTCCACCGTATGGAGAGCGGGATCTACGCACTGGACAACTGGAAGGTGACAAAGAGACTTACAGTGAACTACGGACTCCGCTGGGATTTTGAACAGATGCAGCACGAACAACATGACAGGGAGACCCAGTTTAGTCCGACCGTTGCCAACCCGTCGGCTGGCGGCCTGTTAGGGGGAACTGAATACGAAGGATACGGGACAGGACGGTGCAATTGCAGCTTTGAGAAGTTCTATCCCTGGATGATTCAGCCTCGTCTCGGCCTCAGTTATCAATTAGGTACAAAGACCGTGCTTCACGCAGCTTCTGGTCTCTACTCTGCACCACAGCTATTCATGAATGAAGAGATCTATAGCAACCAGGGATTTGGTTTCAACCAGACGTTTCTAACCAGCCCATCCTATGGCATTGCAGCAGGTCAGTTATCGAACGGTATTCCTTACTCCGCGGCTGCTCTGACCGCTACGAATTTCGATCCTGGAGCTTATCCGAATATTGGTAGCACTAACTCGCCCCCATCATTCATTGTTCCCAACAATGGCCGTCCGGCGCGCTTCGTACAATCAACCCTTGGCATTGAACGCGAGATAGCGAACAATCTGACAGTCAATGCGTCCTTCATTAGCGATCGTGGTGTCTGGCTTAACTCTGACGGATTGACAAATACTATCAATGAGCTCACTCCATCAATCCTTTCGCAGAAATACAATTTAGATGTTACTAACCCGAGCGACTTCAACCTGCTGACACAGCCGATCTCTTCTCCGAGTGTAGCTGCCAGGGGCTTCACGAAGCCGTACTCCACCTTCCCGTCCGGGGCCAGCTTGGCCCAGGCATTGCGCCCGTACCCGCAATTCGGCAACATCGGCGACTATTACGAGCATAATGGCGACTGGTGGTACAACGCGCTTCAAATCAAGGTCACCAAGCGAATCAGCAATGGCCTGTCGGGCGGTCTCGGTTACTCATGGTCGAAGAATCTGGGAACGGTCTCCAGCACAGGGACCTATACCACGGCCATTCCGATACAGGACCCCTCGCTCTCACCCCAGAGCCAGAAATCCTACGTGGCTATCGACCAACCGCAAATGATCAATTTCTACTTCAATTACGAGTTGCCGGCATTCAGCTTTGCTCAAAGCGGCTGGAAGCGCGCACTGCTTGCCGGTTGGACAACGGACGGCATCTTCCGCTACGGGAGTGGTTTTCCGATACAGGTACCCAATGCGACGAGCACTCTGACTTCGGTGACGTTTGCTAACGGAGTCTGGGCGAATCGCGTGGCTGGCCAGAAGCTCTTCCTACATAATCTCAACGACCACAGCGGCAATCCTCGTACTACGTTCTTTCTCAACCCTGCCGCCTGGGCTAATCCCGCCTCCGGGCACTATGCTAATTCGAAACCATACTATGGAGACTACCGTGGTCCGAGACAGCCAACCGAACAATTGGGTATTGGCAAGGTCCTTCCGATCAAGGAGAGGTTGAAGTTCTCAGTCCGCGCCGATTTCTTCAATGTCTTCAACCGTTGGGTTTATCCGAATCTGCAGAATACGTCCAATCCCTTCCAGACACCTCAATATGGGCAAGACGGAAGCATTGCTAACGGCTTCGGTTATCTGGGAAACAGCATCTCCGGGGCAGGTGGAAACTATGCTCCGAGGAGTGGCGAAATTGTCGCAAGAATCGAGTTTTAG